Proteins encoded in a region of the Cinclus cinclus chromosome 19, bCinCin1.1, whole genome shotgun sequence genome:
- the QSOX2 gene encoding LOW QUALITY PROTEIN: sulfhydryl oxidase 2 (The sequence of the model RefSeq protein was modified relative to this genomic sequence to represent the inferred CDS: inserted 1 base in 1 codon), whose protein sequence is MAGALLWSXPAPPLSARPNMAAAGGGRRPLLPLPVPLPVPLPALLLLLLPAAATARLYRPGHDPLTVLTAGSVRPALLNSSTAWVVQFYSSSCGHCIAFAPSWRALAGDVKDWESAIRVGVLDCGEEGNYETCKEYGIHYYPTIRYFKAFTKQFTTGENYQAGADRELQTLRQMMIDFLQNHSQEVTPPACPPLHPVLSSELTSLFDKNSHHYTAIVFESNSSYVGREVILDLIQYENIVVRRALNFDKPFLEKLGVTSVPSCYLIQPNGSHGLINNLKPLRSFFSSYLKSLPGVRKKLFLPLQLPAPENKEESTEIKVWKEFDKSRLYMADLESGLHFLLRVELATHKALEGAELKTFKDFVTISAKLFPGRQPVVKLLETLQEWLVSLPLDKIPYDAILDLVNNKMRISGIFLPKKVQWVGCQGSRPELRGYSCSLWKLFHTLTVQAALRPKALINTGLEDTPQIVLQVMRKYIQHFFGCKACAQHFEEMARESMDSVKSLDQAVLWLWEKHNVVNNRLAGDLTEDPKFPKVQWPTPDICPACHEEIKGLHSWNEDQILQFLKSHYSSENILYKYTESQSDPSDNEQGDTREVKDKNLQKNSGGNGENKLQDKENSVNAGSKVLEKPMENPGAVQGSGKGSAASLNLKGTRQAVSFLGIGFSNLDMSLCVILYVASSLFLMIMYFFFRMRSKRWKVKYYRSSV, encoded by the exons ATGGCCGGCGCGTTGCTATGGa gccccgccccgcccctctCGGCGCGTCCCAAcatggcggcggcgggcgggggtcGGCGGCCGCTGctcccgctcccggtgccgctcccggtgccgctcccggcgcttctcctgctgctcctgccggCCGCCGCCACGGCGCGGCTCTACCGGCCCGGGCACGACCCGCTGACCGTGCTGACGGCCGGCTCCGTGCGGCCGGCGCTGCTCAACTCCTCGACCGCCTGGGTGGTGCAGTTCTACAGCTCGTCCTGCGGTCACTGCATCGCCTTCGCGCCCAGCTGGCGAGCGCTGGCGGGGGACGTCAAAG ACTGGGAATCTGCAATTAGAGTTGGAGTGCTGGACTGTGGGGAAGAAGGGAACTATGAGACGTGCAAAGAATATGGGATTCACTATTACCCAACTATTAGG TACTTCAAAGCATTTACAAAGCAGTTCACAACTGGAGAAAATTACCAAG caggagcagatcGAGAGCTGCAAACCCTTCGTCAGATGATGATTGACTTCCTGCAGAACCATTCCCAGGAGGTGACACCTCCAGCCTGCCCACCACTGCATCCAGTGTT GTCCAGTGAGCTCACATCTCTTTTTGACAAAAACAGCCACCACTACACAGCCATTGTGTTTGAGAGCAACAGCTCCTACGTGGGCAGAGAG GTTATCTTAGACTTGATCCAGTATGAAAACATCGTGGTGAGGAGAGCATTGAATTTTGATAAACCTTTCCTGGAGAAACTGGGGGTCACCTCAGTCCCCTCGTGCTACCTGATACAGCCCAATGGCAGCCATGGATTAATTAACAA TTTGAAGCCTCTACggtctttcttttcttcatatttaaaaTCACTGCCAGGTGTAAGGAAAAAACTCTTTTTGccactgcagctgcctgctccagaAAACAAAGAGGAGAGCACAGAAATCAAGGTGTGGAAAGAGTTTGATAA GTCCAGGCTCTACATGGCTGACCTTGAGTCAGGATTGCATTTCCTGCTCCGGGTGGAGCTGGCCACGCACAAGGCACTCGAGGGAGCTGAGCTCAAAACCTTCAAGGACTTTGTCACCATCTCTGCCAAG ctttttcctGGTCGTCAGCCTGTGGTGAAGTTGTTAGAGACCTTGCAGGAGTGGCTGGTGAGCCTTCCATTAGACAAAATCCCTTATGATGCTATCCTGGATCTGGTCAACAATAAAATGCGG atttctggGATATTTCTCCCCAAGAAAGTCCAGTGGgttggctgccagggcagcagacCAGAACTGAGGGGTtacagctgctccctctggaaGCTCTTCCATACCCTCACTGTTCAGGCTGCACTGAGACCAAAAGCTTTGATAAACACAG GTCTTGAGGACACCCCCCAAATTGTGCTGCAGGTCATGAGGAAATACATTCAGCACTTCTTTGGGTGCAAGGCTTGTGCTCAGCACTTTGAGGAGATGGCCAGAGAATCCATGGATTCGGTGAAAAGCTTGGACCAGGCTGTTCTGTGGCTCTGGGAGAAGCACAACGTGGTGAACAACAGGCTGGCAG GTGATTTGACAGAAGATCCAAAATTCCCCAAAGTTCAGTGGCCGACTCCAGACATTTGTCCTGCGTGTCATGAAGAAATCAAAGGGCTGCACAGCTGGAATGAAGACCAAATCCTACAATTCCTGAAGTCCCACTACAGCAGTGAAAATATTCTCTATAAATACACCGAGAGCCAGAGCGACCCCAGTGACAATGAACAGGGGGACACAAGGGAGGTGAAAGACAAAAACCTGCAGAAGAACTCggggggaaatggagaaaataagctCCAGGATAAGGAAAACTCAGTAAATGCAGGCTCCAAGGTGTTGGAGAAACCAATGGAAAATCCTGGAGCTGTCCAAGGTAGCGGCAAAGGCTCAGCTGCATCCCTGAACCTCAAAGGCACCAGGCAGGCTGTGTCCTTCCTAGGGATTGGATTTTCCAACCTAGACATGAGTCTGTGTGTCATCCTCTACGTGGCATCCTCCTTGTTTTTAATGAtcatgtacttttttttccgGATGAGATCCAAGCGCTGGAAAGTGAAGTATTACCGTTCCTCGGTGTAG